A window from Caulobacter sp. X encodes these proteins:
- a CDS encoding efflux RND transporter periplasmic adaptor subunit, with the protein MRLQPVITSFAGLAAVAVLAACSAQAKQDAAAAPPPAQVTVTDVAFKSLRQWDDFTGRLEPIDTVEIRPRVSGYIDGAQFAEGARVHKGQVLFQIDPRPYKAEADRAAAEVARAKAQLDLAVVNRERGRRLIEQNALAQSEFDRLASEERAAQANLAAAQAALQTARLNLEWTRVTSPIDGRVSKAIITRGNLVTQSSLLTTVVSDTPIYAEFNADEQTFLKYASAERGKGGPVYMGLMTEDGYPHVGKLAFIDNALDAKSGTIAGRAIFANADGRFTPGLFARIRLVSAETQTVALAPDRAVATDLGKRFVVVVDKANKAEYRPVEIGPLAGNLRIIRSGLKPGDRVIVGGLQKVKPGDTVAPVPVKTEKADLDQLAQIESPVRQN; encoded by the coding sequence CCGGCCTCGCGGCCGTGGCCGTGCTGGCCGCCTGCTCGGCCCAGGCCAAGCAGGACGCCGCCGCGGCGCCGCCGCCCGCCCAGGTCACCGTCACCGACGTCGCCTTCAAGTCCCTGCGCCAGTGGGACGACTTCACCGGCCGCTTGGAGCCGATCGACACCGTCGAGATCCGTCCGCGCGTCTCCGGCTATATCGACGGCGCCCAGTTCGCCGAGGGCGCCCGCGTCCACAAGGGCCAGGTGCTGTTCCAGATCGACCCGCGCCCCTACAAGGCCGAGGCCGACCGCGCCGCCGCCGAGGTGGCGCGCGCCAAGGCCCAGCTGGATCTGGCGGTGGTCAATCGCGAGCGCGGCCGTCGCCTGATCGAGCAGAACGCCCTGGCCCAGAGCGAATTCGATCGTCTGGCCTCGGAAGAGCGCGCGGCCCAGGCCAACCTCGCCGCCGCCCAGGCCGCCCTGCAGACCGCTCGGCTGAACCTGGAATGGACCCGCGTGACCTCGCCGATCGACGGCCGGGTCTCCAAGGCCATCATCACGCGCGGCAACCTCGTCACCCAGTCGAGCCTGCTGACGACCGTGGTGTCCGACACCCCGATCTATGCCGAGTTCAACGCCGACGAGCAGACCTTCCTGAAGTACGCCTCGGCCGAGCGCGGCAAGGGCGGGCCGGTCTATATGGGCCTGATGACCGAGGACGGCTATCCGCACGTCGGCAAGCTGGCCTTCATCGACAACGCCCTGGACGCCAAGAGCGGCACCATCGCCGGCCGGGCGATCTTCGCCAACGCCGACGGCCGCTTCACGCCGGGCCTGTTCGCCCGCATTCGCCTGGTCAGCGCCGAGACCCAGACCGTCGCCCTGGCGCCCGATCGCGCCGTCGCCACGGACCTCGGCAAGCGCTTCGTCGTGGTGGTCGACAAGGCCAACAAGGCCGAGTACCGCCCGGTCGAGATCGGTCCGCTGGCCGGGAACCTGCGCATCATCCGCTCGGGCCTGAAGCCCGGCGACCGGGTGATCGTCGGCGGCCTGCAGAAGGTCAAGCCCGGCGACACCGTCGCGCCGGTGCCGGTCAAGACCGAGAAGGCCGACCTGGACCAGCTGGCCCAGATCGAAAGCCCGGTCCGCCAGAACTGA